A part of Olleya sp. Bg11-27 genomic DNA contains:
- a CDS encoding branched-chain amino acid aminotransferase, producing the protein MATLTKNDIKITRTETSKISSIDFNNLAFGQVFSDHMLTCDYKDGKWQIPEIIPYSPITLDPSAKIFHYGQSIFEGMKAYKDTDGEVFMFRPLENVKRLNLSAKRLSIPELPEDYFYEGLKALLEVEKDWIPTAEGSSLYIRPFIFASGNGFHASPADEYKFIICTAPSGAYFSGKVNVLIEEKYSRSANGGVGFAKAGGNYAGQFYPTQLAKAKGYQQVIWTDDTTHEFIEEAGAMNVFIRINDTLLTSPTSDRILDGITRKSILQLAEAEGLKTEVRKVKVSELVEASKNGSLKEMFGAGTAAVISPISGFGFRDEDFEIPEQENAFASQLKNRIVDIQTNKVEDPFGWRVKL; encoded by the coding sequence ATGGCAACTTTAACCAAAAACGATATAAAAATTACAAGAACTGAAACGTCTAAAATAAGTTCTATTGATTTTAACAATTTAGCTTTCGGACAGGTGTTTTCTGATCATATGTTGACGTGTGACTATAAAGATGGTAAATGGCAAATTCCAGAAATCATTCCTTACAGTCCTATAACTTTAGACCCATCTGCTAAGATTTTTCATTATGGACAATCTATTTTTGAGGGCATGAAAGCTTACAAGGATACGGACGGAGAAGTCTTTATGTTTAGACCACTTGAAAATGTAAAGCGTTTGAATCTATCCGCAAAACGTTTATCAATTCCTGAGTTACCAGAAGATTATTTTTATGAAGGTTTAAAAGCACTTTTAGAAGTAGAAAAAGATTGGATTCCTACAGCTGAAGGAAGTTCATTATATATTAGACCTTTTATTTTTGCATCAGGTAATGGGTTTCATGCGTCACCTGCAGATGAATATAAATTTATAATTTGTACTGCCCCTTCTGGAGCTTATTTTTCTGGAAAAGTAAATGTATTAATTGAAGAAAAATATTCACGTAGTGCTAACGGTGGTGTTGGTTTCGCAAAAGCTGGAGGTAATTATGCTGGGCAATTTTACCCAACTCAGTTAGCGAAAGCAAAAGGGTATCAACAAGTCATTTGGACGGATGATACGACTCACGAATTTATAGAAGAAGCTGGAGCAATGAACGTTTTTATACGTATCAATGACACCTTATTAACTTCGCCTACTAGCGATCGAATTTTAGATGGTATCACCAGAAAAAGTATTTTACAACTCGCAGAAGCCGAAGGTTTAAAAACTGAAGTAAGAAAAGTAAAAGTTAGCGAATTGGTGGAAGCTTCTAAAAATGGAAGTTTAAAAGAAATGTTTGGCGCTGGTACTGCTGCCGTAATTTCGCCAATTTCCGGTTTTGGGTTTAGAGATGAAGATTTTGAAATTCCTGAGCAAGAAAACGCTTTTGCATCACAATTAAAAAATCGTATTGTAGACATACAAACTAATAAAGTAGAAGATCCTTTTGGATGGCGCGTAAAACTGTAA
- a CDS encoding nucleoside triphosphate pyrophosphohydrolase family protein, which translates to MQDKIEAVKAFHTAFKIGHKEAPKADLGDAKNKLRFELMREENAEYLEAAQNNDLVEVADALGDMLYILCGTIIEHGMQYKIEEVFAEIQRSNMSKLGEDGEPIYREDGKVLKGPNYFKPNIKGILDK; encoded by the coding sequence ATGCAAGATAAAATTGAAGCAGTAAAAGCTTTTCATACAGCTTTTAAAATAGGACATAAAGAGGCACCAAAGGCAGATTTGGGTGACGCAAAAAACAAATTACGTTTCGAGTTAATGCGAGAAGAAAATGCCGAATATTTGGAGGCTGCACAAAATAATGACTTAGTGGAGGTTGCAGATGCTTTAGGAGATATGCTTTATATTTTATGTGGTACAATTATCGAACATGGTATGCAGTATAAAATTGAAGAAGTCTTTGCCGAAATACAACGTAGTAACATGAGTAAATTAGGAGAAGATGGTGAACCAATTTATCGTGAAGACGGAAAAGTATTAAAAGGTCCTAATTACTTTAAACCGAATATTAAAGGGATATTAGATAAATAG
- a CDS encoding DUF5723 family protein, with product MKIVKPTATIVAFLLSSFSFSQSYVGYASDNYSGIHGVIDNPSNIVDSRFKTDINIMSGSVFVGSDYYGLDFSNIFDEDLDIDDSTNLFPSDKNNFFSNVEFVGPSFMFNIDEKNSVGIITRVRAFANVNNINGGLYETLNEEFDEASDFNFDSSNLITNTHAWAEIGFAYGRVLYDDTDHFLKGGITLKLLQGAGVNYFNSPGFSGSYNASTETISTNGSINYGSTIGINDDDDFDFNDLHTGFGADIGVTYEWRRDNGTDNKGLNKYLLKVGLSITDIGSITYDNVTQYSFDLNNQTASTVGYDDAEEFLDNNYTSVETTSKQKVNLPTALRFSADYHIDKSIYLSLLGAFSLVQNNTEYTNKINNAVTIAPRIETKWFSFYSPVSFRQYQDFAWGAGFRLGPLTLGSGSILSNMISKESKTADLYLGLKIPIYQSKN from the coding sequence ATGAAAATTGTAAAACCTACTGCTACCATTGTAGCATTTTTATTGTCTTCTTTTTCTTTCTCACAAAGCTATGTTGGATATGCTTCAGATAATTATTCTGGTATACACGGTGTAATAGACAACCCTTCAAATATTGTTGATTCTAGATTTAAAACAGATATTAATATAATGTCGGGAAGCGTTTTTGTTGGTAGTGACTATTATGGTCTTGACTTTAGTAATATTTTTGATGAGGATCTAGACATTGATGATAGTACGAATCTTTTTCCTTCTGATAAGAATAACTTTTTCTCAAATGTTGAGTTTGTCGGACCGTCTTTTATGTTTAACATCGACGAAAAAAATAGTGTTGGTATTATCACTAGAGTGCGTGCTTTTGCTAATGTAAATAATATTAATGGAGGGTTATACGAAACCTTAAATGAAGAATTTGATGAGGCGTCAGATTTCAACTTTGATTCCAGCAATTTAATTACCAATACTCATGCTTGGGCTGAGATTGGTTTTGCATATGGTCGTGTTTTATATGATGACACTGACCACTTTTTAAAAGGAGGTATTACTCTTAAATTATTACAAGGTGCTGGCGTTAACTATTTTAATAGTCCAGGGTTTTCTGGTAGCTATAATGCATCTACCGAAACCATTTCCACTAATGGTAGTATTAATTATGGAAGTACAATTGGTATTAATGATGATGATGATTTCGACTTTAATGATCTACACACAGGATTTGGTGCTGATATTGGAGTAACTTATGAATGGAGAAGAGATAATGGCACGGATAATAAGGGCCTTAATAAATATCTTTTAAAAGTTGGACTATCAATTACTGATATTGGATCCATTACTTATGATAATGTTACACAATATAGTTTTGACTTAAATAATCAAACAGCAAGCACCGTTGGATATGATGACGCTGAAGAATTTTTAGATAACAATTACACTTCTGTGGAAACAACAAGCAAACAAAAAGTAAATTTACCTACAGCCTTACGTTTTTCTGCAGATTACCATATAGACAAATCAATATATTTAAGTCTATTAGGTGCCTTTTCTCTAGTTCAAAACAACACTGAATACACTAACAAAATAAATAATGCGGTAACTATAGCACCACGAATAGAAACCAAATGGTTTAGTTTTTATTCTCCTGTTAGTTTTAGACAATATCAAGATTTTGCTTGGGGAGCAGGTTTTAGATTAGGCCCTTTAACTTTAGGTTCCGGATCTATATTATCAAACATGATATCTAAAGAATCTAAAACGGCTGATTTGTATCTTGGTTTAAAAATTCCTATTTATCAAAGTAAAAACTAA
- a CDS encoding dipeptidyl-peptidase 3 family protein codes for MKLKSILGAAFVATLLVSCGNDKAEKPKTEEAPKVETAFDFNVEQFADIKILRYQIPGWENLTLKEQKLVYYLTQAGLSGRDIMWDQNYRHNLKIRKALENVYTNYKGDKKSDNWTAFESYVKRVWFSNGIHHHYSNDKLKPEFSQEYLKEIMTATSTTLVGEAFDVLFNDKDSKKVNLSKGVDNVGLSAVNFYGPNVTNADVESFYKKMKSPNPEKPLSYGLNSQLVKEDGVLKERVYKSGGLYGTAIDEIVKWLELAQGVAENEAQGNALGLLVNYYKTGDLQTWDDYNVAWTAATAGNVDYINSFIEVYNDPLGYRGSYETVVQINDFDMSEKMAVLSENAQWFEDNSPLMDAHKKKSVVGVTYKVVNVAGEAGDASPSTPIGVNLPNANWIRAAVGSKSVSLGNIIHAYNNAGSTGRLKEFVNDDEEYVLEEKYGQIADKLHTALHEVIGHASGQLNPGVGETKETLKNYASTLEEGRADLVGLYYLYNPKLQDLGLVDDWKKVGMAAYDGYIRNGLMTQLIRLNLGDDVEEAHMRNRQWVSAWVFEKGKTDNVIEKITRDGKTYFNINDYEKLHGLFGQLLKETQRIKSEGDYKAVEDLVEGYGVKVDKDIHNEVLERNKQFTSPAYSGFVNPVLVPETNAAGEITAIKVTQPESFEGQMLDYSKNHSFLPEVN; via the coding sequence ATGAAATTAAAATCAATATTAGGTGCTGCATTTGTTGCAACACTATTAGTGTCTTGTGGTAATGATAAGGCCGAAAAACCTAAAACCGAAGAGGCTCCAAAAGTAGAAACTGCTTTTGACTTTAATGTGGAGCAATTTGCTGACATTAAGATATTACGTTACCAAATTCCAGGATGGGAAAACCTAACGTTAAAAGAACAAAAATTAGTCTATTATTTAACACAAGCAGGATTGTCAGGTCGCGATATTATGTGGGACCAGAATTACAGACACAATTTAAAAATTAGAAAAGCTTTAGAAAATGTTTATACTAATTATAAAGGTGATAAAAAGTCTGATAACTGGACTGCTTTTGAAAGCTATGTAAAGCGTGTATGGTTTAGTAATGGAATCCACCATCATTATTCTAATGACAAGCTTAAGCCTGAATTCTCTCAAGAGTATTTAAAGGAGATTATGACGGCTACCAGTACAACTTTAGTTGGCGAAGCCTTTGATGTTTTATTTAACGATAAGGATAGCAAAAAAGTAAACCTATCTAAAGGTGTTGATAACGTTGGTTTGTCTGCGGTTAATTTTTATGGACCAAATGTCACTAATGCTGATGTGGAATCATTTTATAAAAAAATGAAATCTCCAAACCCAGAAAAACCACTATCATATGGTTTAAACTCTCAGTTAGTTAAAGAAGATGGCGTGTTAAAAGAGCGTGTGTATAAATCAGGTGGTTTATATGGTACTGCAATTGATGAAATTGTAAAATGGTTAGAATTAGCACAAGGTGTTGCAGAAAATGAAGCACAAGGAAATGCTTTAGGACTTTTGGTTAATTATTACAAAACTGGAGATTTACAAACATGGGACGATTATAACGTTGCTTGGACAGCAGCAACTGCTGGAAATGTAGATTATATTAATAGTTTTATCGAAGTCTATAATGACCCTTTAGGATATAGAGGATCTTATGAAACGGTTGTACAGATTAATGATTTTGATATGTCAGAAAAAATGGCTGTATTATCTGAAAATGCACAATGGTTTGAAGATAACTCACCTTTAATGGATGCGCACAAAAAGAAAAGTGTTGTAGGAGTAACTTATAAAGTAGTAAATGTTGCTGGAGAAGCAGGTGATGCATCACCTAGTACTCCAATTGGTGTAAACTTACCAAACGCAAACTGGATTCGTGCAGCTGTTGGAAGTAAATCAGTGTCTTTAGGAAACATTATTCATGCGTATAATAACGCAGGAAGTACAGGTCGCTTAAAAGAGTTTGTAAATGATGATGAAGAATATGTATTAGAAGAAAAATACGGACAAATAGCTGATAAATTACATACAGCGTTACACGAAGTTATTGGTCATGCTTCAGGGCAATTAAATCCGGGAGTAGGAGAGACTAAAGAGACATTAAAAAATTATGCTTCAACTTTAGAAGAGGGTCGTGCAGATTTAGTAGGATTATACTACTTATACAACCCGAAATTACAAGATTTAGGATTGGTAGACGATTGGAAAAAAGTAGGTATGGCTGCTTATGATGGTTACATCCGTAATGGGTTAATGACACAACTAATTAGATTAAATCTAGGTGATGATGTGGAAGAAGCGCATATGCGTAACAGACAATGGGTGAGTGCTTGGGTCTTTGAAAAAGGTAAAACGGACAACGTTATCGAAAAAATCACTCGTGATGGAAAAACATATTTTAACATCAACGACTACGAAAAACTACATGGACTTTTCGGACAATTATTAAAAGAAACACAACGTATTAAGTCTGAAGGCGATTATAAAGCTGTAGAAGATTTAGTGGAAGGTTATGGTGTAAAAGTAGATAAAGATATTCATAACGAAGTTTTAGAACGTAATAAGCAATTTACATCTCCAGCGTATAGCGGTTTTGTAAATCCTGTATTAGTTCCAGAAACTAATGCGGCTGGAGAGATTACTGCAATTAAAGTAACACAACCAGAAAGTTTTGAAGGACAAATGTTGGACTATAGTAAAAACCATAGTTTTTTACCAGAAGTAAACTAA
- a CDS encoding SRPBCC family protein, with amino-acid sequence MKYIKYLLFLLLITFIAIAIYVAVQPNDYTVTRSKTIQAPASLVYNEVIDFKNWKDWNAWIEENPEMIITYPEQTKDIDGSYTWLSKGETGRMTTIAAKPNTSITQNMQLGDQPSAQVDWTFTPNEDGSTEVTWTISGHDLPFGFKAYSAYSGGMDKQIGPYYERSLELLDRKVVESMKQHSTKVDGITEHGGGFYLYKTTSASGKNISKIIARQHEEIISYMSKNTIIQAGMPFTIYNDMNPSTGNVIMTQAIPVMNNVINDNTSEILCGYMPKTTALKTTLKGNYTYLPKAWETAYKAITELKLERSEDKPFEIYINDSKKVPNPSLWKTEIYIPIKLNDTLTSNL; translated from the coding sequence ATGAAATATATAAAGTACCTATTATTTCTTTTGTTGATTACCTTTATTGCAATAGCTATATATGTTGCAGTACAGCCTAATGATTACACCGTCACTAGAAGTAAAACCATACAAGCGCCTGCTAGTTTAGTTTATAATGAAGTCATTGATTTTAAAAACTGGAAAGATTGGAATGCTTGGATTGAAGAAAATCCTGAAATGATTATTACGTATCCTGAACAAACAAAAGATATTGATGGCTCTTATACTTGGTTAAGTAAAGGTGAGACGGGCAGAATGACAACTATTGCCGCCAAACCCAATACAAGCATCACCCAGAATATGCAACTTGGAGACCAGCCTAGTGCGCAAGTAGATTGGACATTTACACCAAATGAAGATGGTAGTACAGAAGTAACATGGACTATTTCTGGCCATGACTTACCTTTTGGTTTTAAAGCCTACAGCGCTTATTCTGGAGGTATGGATAAACAAATTGGTCCTTATTATGAACGTAGTTTAGAACTTTTAGACAGAAAAGTTGTAGAAAGCATGAAACAACATAGTACCAAAGTTGATGGTATTACTGAGCATGGTGGTGGCTTTTATCTATACAAAACAACATCGGCATCGGGTAAAAATATCAGCAAAATAATAGCGCGTCAGCATGAAGAAATTATAAGCTATATGTCAAAAAACACTATTATTCAAGCAGGAATGCCTTTTACTATTTATAATGATATGAATCCAAGCACCGGAAATGTTATCATGACGCAAGCAATCCCCGTTATGAATAATGTTATTAATGATAATACTAGTGAAATCCTTTGCGGCTACATGCCAAAAACAACTGCATTAAAAACGACTTTAAAAGGAAATTACACGTACCTACCAAAAGCCTGGGAAACAGCTTATAAAGCTATTACAGAATTAAAATTAGAACGATCAGAAGACAAACCTTTTGAGATTTATATCAATGACTCCAAAAAAGTACCCAACCCTTCACTTTGGAAGACTGAAATTTACATTCCTATTAAATTAAATGACACACTAACCTCTAACCTTTAA
- the crcB gene encoding fluoride efflux transporter CrcB, with protein sequence MKQLILVFVGGGFGSVLRYIIGKALNNTENGIPYGTFAANILGSLLIGIILGLALKNDTLNNNQTLLLATGFCGGFTTFSTFAYENHVFLKTGDFTSFALYTITSFILGFLAVFFGMWLAKQF encoded by the coding sequence ATGAAACAACTAATATTAGTTTTTGTAGGTGGTGGTTTTGGAAGTGTGCTTCGTTATATTATTGGAAAAGCACTTAACAATACAGAAAATGGAATTCCGTATGGGACCTTTGCGGCCAATATATTAGGTAGTTTGTTAATAGGGATTATTCTAGGCTTAGCTTTAAAAAACGACACGCTTAACAATAATCAAACGCTATTATTAGCAACAGGATTTTGTGGTGGTTTTACAACGTTTTCAACCTTTGCTTATGAAAATCATGTGTTTTTAAAAACTGGAGATTTTACTAGTTTTGCATTATACACTATTACTAGTTTTATACTTGGTTTTTTAGCTGTTTTCTTTGGAATGTGGTTGGCTAAGCAGTTTTAA
- a CDS encoding DUF1684 domain-containing protein, whose protein sequence is MRYFVFLFIVITTSSCGQDKLPLLGDTEYQREMNANFKDAAKSPLTDSDRKLFRNLDFFKFDSTYLVTASFKRTPNEVSFKMKTTTDRLVDYVKYGEATFKIKDKVLKLNVYQDLEMAKEVGQEEALFLPFMDNTNGAESYKGGRYIEVKLPENNQIVIDFNKAYNPYCAYNKRYSCPIVPNENILYVRIEAGVKKYKKVED, encoded by the coding sequence ATGAGATATTTTGTTTTTCTTTTTATTGTAATTACAACCTCAAGTTGTGGGCAAGATAAATTACCCTTATTAGGGGATACTGAATACCAACGCGAAATGAATGCAAATTTTAAAGATGCAGCTAAGTCACCGTTGACAGACAGTGATCGTAAGCTGTTTAGAAACTTAGATTTTTTTAAGTTTGATAGTACGTATCTTGTTACGGCTTCTTTTAAAAGAACACCAAATGAAGTGTCTTTTAAAATGAAAACAACAACAGATAGATTAGTTGATTACGTAAAATATGGTGAAGCGACTTTTAAAATTAAAGACAAAGTTTTAAAGTTAAATGTGTATCAAGATCTAGAAATGGCTAAAGAAGTAGGTCAGGAGGAAGCTTTGTTTTTGCCATTTATGGATAACACAAATGGAGCTGAGAGTTACAAAGGTGGGCGTTATATTGAAGTTAAATTACCAGAAAACAATCAAATAGTTATAGATTTTAATAAAGCTTATAATCCGTATTGCGCTTATAACAAAAGGTATTCTTGTCCCATTGTTCCAAACGAAAATATTTTATATGTGCGTATTGAAGCCGGAGTCAAAAAGTATAAAAAGGTGGAGGATTAA
- a CDS encoding MFS transporter: protein MKKLLKNYISTFDGLSKEVWWLSLITLINRAGTMVIPFLSLYLTEDLGFTLSNVGTIMTAFGLGSVIGSWLGGKLTDKIGYYKIMVFSLFISGFMFIGLQYLKTIYTLSLGIFALMVVADMFRPAMFVALSAYSKPENKTRSVTLIRLAINLGFSAGPAVGGLIIVSLGYGGLFWVDGITCIAATLLLIKVLNPKKTRVQDDIKVDNPYSAYKDKPFILFLFALFLFGFIFLQYFSTMPLYYRERHLLSELEIGLLLGANGFFIFLLEMPLIKYLENTRFSKVALILFGAFLTAISFLILNFSSWSGILIFAMFLMTVGEMIAFPFANAFALQQAKKGNQGEYMALYSIAFSFAHIFGHKSGMELVEGVGYDNTWYIMTLLGGLCMLLLYLLNQFMKGKKLAK, encoded by the coding sequence ATGAAAAAACTACTCAAAAATTACATAAGCACTTTTGACGGACTGTCAAAAGAAGTATGGTGGCTGTCTTTAATTACCTTAATAAACAGAGCCGGTACCATGGTTATTCCATTTCTGTCTTTGTATTTAACAGAAGACTTAGGATTTACATTGTCAAACGTCGGCACAATAATGACCGCTTTTGGATTAGGTTCTGTCATCGGATCATGGTTAGGCGGAAAATTAACCGATAAGATTGGTTACTATAAAATTATGGTTTTCAGTTTATTTATATCTGGTTTCATGTTTATTGGTTTACAATACCTAAAAACTATTTACACGTTGTCCTTAGGAATTTTTGCGTTGATGGTTGTTGCAGATATGTTCAGACCAGCCATGTTTGTAGCATTAAGCGCCTACAGTAAACCAGAAAACAAAACTAGAAGTGTTACTTTAATTAGGCTAGCTATTAATTTAGGGTTTTCTGCAGGTCCCGCTGTTGGAGGTTTAATAATTGTAAGCTTAGGTTACGGTGGTCTATTTTGGGTAGATGGTATTACTTGTATTGCTGCTACATTATTATTAATAAAAGTATTAAATCCTAAAAAGACACGAGTACAGGATGACATTAAAGTAGACAATCCCTACTCTGCGTATAAAGACAAACCGTTTATACTCTTTTTATTTGCCTTGTTTTTGTTTGGATTTATATTCTTACAGTACTTTTCTACCATGCCTTTATATTACAGAGAACGACACTTGTTAAGCGAATTAGAAATCGGTTTACTACTTGGTGCTAATGGCTTTTTTATCTTTTTATTAGAAATGCCATTAATTAAGTATTTAGAAAATACGCGATTTTCAAAAGTAGCATTGATATTATTTGGCGCCTTTTTAACCGCTATAAGTTTTCTAATTCTTAATTTTTCTAGTTGGTCAGGAATTTTGATTTTTGCCATGTTTTTAATGACTGTTGGCGAAATGATAGCCTTTCCATTCGCAAATGCTTTTGCATTGCAGCAAGCAAAAAAAGGAAATCAAGGCGAGTATATGGCGTTATATTCTATAGCCTTTTCTTTTGCTCACATCTTTGGTCATAAATCAGGAATGGAACTTGTGGAAGGGGTTGGTTATGATAATACGTGGTATATTATGACCCTACTAGGTGGTTTATGTATGTTACTGTTATACCTCTTGAATCAATTTATGAAAGGAAAAAAATTAGCCAAATGA
- a CDS encoding VOC family protein, producing MNLNQVTISSADLEKAVEFYTLLGLKLIVDALPRYARFECPDGDATFSIHFNENKQQHNNTFVYFEDGNLEALVFQLKQKGITFISELEHKSWLWAEAHLLDPDGNKIILFKAGENRKNPPWRIN from the coding sequence ATGAATTTAAACCAAGTTACTATATCATCTGCTGATTTAGAAAAAGCGGTAGAATTCTACACTCTACTAGGACTCAAACTTATCGTAGATGCTTTACCGCGTTATGCAAGGTTTGAGTGTCCTGATGGAGACGCTACATTTTCTATTCATTTTAATGAAAATAAACAACAACACAATAACACTTTCGTTTACTTTGAAGATGGAAATTTAGAAGCTTTAGTTTTTCAACTGAAACAAAAAGGTATTACTTTTATATCAGAACTAGAACACAAGTCTTGGCTTTGGGCCGAAGCCCATCTTTTAGATCCCGACGGAAATAAAATTATACTATTTAAAGCTGGTGAGAATCGGAAAAATCCACCTTGGCGCATTAACTAA
- a CDS encoding DJ-1/PfpI family protein, translating to MKHLLYLFTILLVVSCNSSGTKKENQTNTSTDTAKTQKAKQFPDLKPDRYNVAFLIMDGTFNTELTAPFDIFQHTIFRDSIKAMNVFTVANTDHPITTFEGMRLLPDYNYVTDSLPKIDILVVPSAEHHLDSDLDDMVMLNFVKQVAKTAKFVTSHCDGAFVLAEAGLLNNKVSTTFPSDIDTMRKRYPDLDIKKDVLFVHDGKYITSAGGAKSFEAALYLCEYLYGKDVAQSLAGGLVIDWDLTTIPHLIVD from the coding sequence ATGAAACACTTACTATACCTTTTTACGATATTACTTGTTGTAAGCTGCAATTCTTCTGGAACTAAAAAAGAAAATCAGACTAATACCAGTACCGATACAGCAAAAACACAAAAAGCAAAACAATTCCCTGATTTAAAACCTGACCGTTATAATGTCGCGTTTTTAATTATGGATGGTACATTTAATACGGAACTAACGGCGCCTTTTGATATTTTTCAACATACTATTTTTAGAGATAGCATCAAAGCCATGAATGTATTTACAGTTGCTAATACAGACCATCCAATCACTACTTTTGAGGGGATGCGATTACTACCAGATTATAATTATGTTACTGATAGCTTACCTAAAATTGACATTTTAGTTGTCCCAAGCGCAGAGCACCACTTAGATAGTGATTTAGACGATATGGTAATGCTCAATTTTGTTAAGCAGGTAGCTAAAACTGCAAAATTTGTAACTTCACATTGTGATGGTGCTTTTGTATTAGCAGAAGCTGGTCTTTTAAACAACAAAGTATCCACGACGTTTCCAAGTGATATAGACACGATGCGTAAACGCTATCCTGATTTAGATATTAAAAAAGACGTGCTTTTTGTGCATGATGGTAAATATATTACGTCGGCTGGAGGCGCTAAAAGCTTTGAAGCTGCTTTGTATTTATGTGAGTATCTTTACGGAAAAGACGTGGCACAATCTTTAGCTGGAGGTTTGGTTATCGATTGGGATCTTACTACTATACCACATTTAATTGTAGACTAA
- a CDS encoding Lrp/AsnC family transcriptional regulator — translation MSVDTLNWKILKCLQQNARQSNAEIGRQVGITSPAVSERIRKMEDLGIIQNHITLISPYEVGYQLKALITLQAFMGKLKPFLEKVKTFDEVINCYRITGNENIVMEVILKNHKHLEAFIDQLIVYGECKTQIILSHVVKNNAITKH, via the coding sequence ATGAGCGTTGATACCCTTAATTGGAAAATTTTAAAGTGTTTGCAGCAAAATGCAAGACAATCTAATGCCGAAATTGGTAGGCAAGTAGGAATCACCTCACCAGCCGTTTCTGAACGTATCAGAAAAATGGAAGACCTAGGAATCATCCAAAACCATATTACTCTAATTTCTCCTTATGAAGTAGGGTATCAATTAAAAGCATTGATTACTTTACAAGCGTTTATGGGAAAACTAAAACCTTTTTTAGAGAAAGTAAAAACCTTTGACGAAGTCATTAATTGTTACCGAATTACAGGTAACGAGAATATCGTAATGGAAGTCATTTTAAAAAACCACAAACATTTAGAAGCTTTTATAGATCAGTTAATTGTTTATGGCGAGTGTAAAACACAAATTATTTTATCGCATGTGGTTAAAAATAATGCGATTACGAAGCATTAA
- a CDS encoding DEAD/DEAH box helicase, translated as MSFKKYHPSLKENIEKAGLETTNAFQKQVMPLIKGGSDLYAIGPKGCGKTTAMIISTIQKLGAEAYEDSPRALIVVKDKQTSLDLKERFEVFTKRTDLRLYCAYEEYDLEKQREEVYYGVDILITTPKRLSKLYHLNSLHLGELQLFMIHDADFIARNNYHNYVLRLSESAPKAKFVIYSETFNAKIKAFQDSFMYNARIVDFT; from the coding sequence ATGTCGTTCAAAAAATACCATCCTTCATTAAAAGAAAATATTGAAAAAGCAGGTTTAGAAACTACTAATGCGTTTCAAAAACAAGTAATGCCTTTAATAAAAGGAGGAAGCGATTTATATGCTATCGGTCCAAAAGGTTGTGGTAAAACGACAGCTATGATTATTAGCACGATTCAAAAATTAGGAGCAGAGGCTTATGAGGATTCTCCAAGAGCATTAATTGTAGTAAAAGATAAACAAACGTCTTTAGATTTAAAGGAACGTTTTGAGGTATTTACTAAAAGAACAGATTTACGTTTGTATTGTGCTTATGAAGAGTATGATTTAGAAAAGCAACGTGAAGAGGTATATTATGGTGTTGATATTTTAATAACGACACCAAAACGATTAAGTAAATTATATCATTTAAATAGTTTACATTTAGGCGAATTACAATTGTTTATGATACATGATGCTGACTTTATTGCCAGAAATAATTATCATAATTACGTATTGCGATTAAGTGAAAGTGCACCTAAAGCAAAGTTTGTGATTTACTCTGAGACTTTTAATGCTAAAATTAAAGCGTTCCAAGACTCATTTATGTATAACGCAAGAATAGTAGATTTTACTTAA